ATCTGCCTGTCTATGAAACCCCGGTTGGTTTCAATCATATTGCCGATTATATGCTTAAGGAAAACGTGCTCATCGGTGGGGAAGAATCTGGCGGCATTTCTTTTCAGGGACATATACCCGAGGGGGATGGCATCTTGATGGGCTTGCTCCTGGTAGAGATGGTAGCTGCCTCGCGCACACCCCTGGATGAGTTGGTAGATGATTTGTTAAATGATGTCGGTCCGGCGTATTACGAACGCAAAGATATGCGCTTGAATCATCCGGTAGCCAAAACAAAAATGGTGGCGCGCCTGATGGAAGACGCCCCGTTAGAAATTGGGGGTGAAACCGTG
The Chloroflexota bacterium DNA segment above includes these coding regions:
- a CDS encoding phosphoglucomutase/phosphomannomutase family protein produces the protein LPVYETPVGFNHIADYMLKENVLIGGEESGGISFQGHIPEGDGILMGLLLVEMVAASRTPLDELVDDLLNDVGPAYYERKDMRLNHPVAKTKMVARLMEDAPLEIGGETVQDVMSTDGIKYIMADDSWLLIRPSGTEPVLRVYAEGRSKAMVSELLKYGKQVAASAT